One Kitasatospora sp. NBC_01287 DNA window includes the following coding sequences:
- a CDS encoding restriction endonuclease produces MAAPRRRRTNYRPGRRRTTIRRPRRRYGLFSPPVILTASVLVAIGSPTIGIPILVLAVAGLWFMKPRRVRRIVRAPRRPATMRPRMASASIGSYQAMTPGQFEHALAALCRRDGCTNVQVVGGAGDLGADVIATLPDGRRLVIQAKRYALTTKVGSGDVQKVGGTARQIHGADIAAVVTTSTFTPAARSYATQVGIRTLDGNALARWASRTGAAPWQ; encoded by the coding sequence GTGGCCGCACCGCGTCGACGCCGCACCAACTACCGGCCAGGGCGCCGCCGCACTACCATCCGTCGACCACGCCGCAGGTACGGGCTGTTCTCCCCGCCCGTCATCCTCACCGCCAGCGTGCTGGTCGCGATCGGCTCCCCCACCATCGGGATCCCGATCCTGGTCCTGGCCGTTGCCGGGCTGTGGTTCATGAAGCCCCGCCGTGTTCGGCGCATCGTCCGGGCACCGCGCAGGCCGGCCACCATGCGGCCGCGCATGGCCAGCGCTAGCATCGGCAGCTACCAGGCCATGACACCGGGCCAGTTCGAGCACGCCCTCGCCGCCCTGTGCCGCCGCGACGGCTGCACCAACGTCCAAGTGGTCGGCGGCGCAGGGGACCTCGGTGCCGACGTCATCGCCACCCTTCCCGACGGCCGACGCCTCGTCATCCAAGCCAAGCGCTACGCACTCACCACCAAAGTCGGCTCCGGTGACGTACAGAAGGTCGGCGGCACCGCCCGGCAGATCCATGGCGCAGACATCGCAGCCGTCGTCACCACCTCCACGTTCACCCCCGCAGCACGCTCCTACGCGACGCAGGTCGGCATCCGCACCCTCGATGGGAACGCCCTGGCCCGCTGGGCGAGCCGAACCGGGGCCGCACCCTGGCAGTGA
- a CDS encoding FtsK/SpoIIIE domain-containing protein produces the protein MAQYIGYAPAPADLPGPRTTISTTVATAPTTTGGNRSQTVTNRDTYGNSPYPPSSSPRPRRTRFFISCTTVVIRATNWALAHRWELAPAATIAALTTLGWWQHGTPGAGWEAAGYLALAAGSGTAAAHGLKHKHQHLYGAGAGLAVAFGDVAAGTGFGPDAASLTVAAISTALAYAAYVPWLAEHGKGHKHPARPAETAAAIGPETGTRRARQFAGTPKPEDPNNEALAESGQPVEVDSVYEALQHNPFFDDVIPYADDESDDLADPIRIGWDETGEPVYLTMLYRHTLVAGASDFGKSGLVNLIIKKLLRKQHAELFGIDMKPGAPELGPWEPTLRRLARTPEEARDLLQFIRAECDRRGAFLADLSASSMASGRGPVRKWIPGVHGPAWWIVTDELAELIRQDEELRKLEAEIRKVSEDPEPAEPKISTTYESLLAMARFLGIQFISATQQPSAKVFGGNTDARGNYANRISTRVGEAGHTQFIFGSGCTGKGWKPEELTRPGEFYLGAPEMPLVDPPQCRAEYVTDADIGADVGHYFQAGHRGPAVVVTEPKVRMLKSVPADAAPAEPELVFPDGSAVGRNDWPDLYRVFCRLCADRGYATKDDLVDGGPFNSRDTVRRATEEWLTRGVQVRKAGRAEQFYLPDTATDSDD, from the coding sequence ATGGCCCAGTACATCGGCTACGCGCCGGCCCCGGCCGACCTGCCGGGCCCCCGTACGACGATCTCGACGACCGTGGCGACGGCCCCGACGACGACAGGGGGCAATCGCTCACAGACCGTCACAAATCGGGACACGTATGGGAACTCTCCGTACCCGCCGTCATCGTCGCCACGACCCCGCCGCACCCGATTCTTCATCTCCTGCACCACGGTCGTCATCCGCGCCACCAACTGGGCGCTCGCCCACCGGTGGGAACTCGCCCCCGCCGCCACCATCGCCGCCCTCACCACACTCGGCTGGTGGCAACACGGCACACCGGGCGCCGGCTGGGAAGCCGCCGGCTACCTGGCGCTCGCCGCCGGCTCCGGCACCGCAGCCGCGCACGGGCTTAAGCACAAGCACCAGCACCTGTACGGCGCGGGAGCCGGCCTCGCGGTGGCGTTCGGCGACGTGGCAGCCGGGACCGGATTCGGGCCTGACGCGGCCTCGCTCACCGTGGCGGCAATCAGCACCGCACTCGCCTATGCGGCGTACGTGCCGTGGCTGGCCGAGCACGGCAAGGGCCACAAGCACCCGGCGCGCCCCGCCGAGACAGCGGCTGCCATCGGGCCGGAGACGGGAACACGCCGCGCCCGGCAGTTCGCGGGCACGCCGAAGCCGGAGGACCCGAACAACGAGGCCCTGGCGGAGAGTGGCCAGCCGGTCGAGGTCGACAGCGTCTACGAGGCGCTTCAGCACAACCCGTTCTTCGACGATGTCATCCCGTACGCCGATGACGAGAGCGATGACCTGGCCGATCCGATCCGGATCGGCTGGGACGAAACCGGGGAGCCCGTGTATCTCACGATGCTGTACCGGCACACCCTCGTCGCCGGCGCTTCGGATTTCGGGAAATCCGGCCTCGTCAACCTGATCATCAAGAAGCTCCTCCGGAAGCAGCACGCCGAACTGTTCGGCATCGACATGAAGCCGGGCGCCCCCGAACTCGGCCCATGGGAGCCGACGCTGCGCAGGCTCGCCCGCACCCCGGAGGAAGCCCGCGACCTGCTCCAGTTCATCCGGGCAGAGTGCGACCGGCGCGGCGCATTCCTCGCGGACTTGTCCGCCAGCTCGATGGCCTCCGGCCGCGGCCCGGTCCGCAAGTGGATCCCCGGCGTCCACGGGCCCGCCTGGTGGATCGTCACTGACGAGCTGGCCGAGCTGATCCGCCAGGACGAGGAGCTTCGCAAGCTGGAAGCAGAGATCCGCAAGGTCAGTGAGGACCCCGAGCCTGCCGAGCCGAAGATCTCCACCACCTACGAGAGTCTGCTGGCGATGGCCCGTTTCCTCGGCATCCAATTCATCTCCGCCACGCAGCAGCCCTCCGCCAAGGTTTTCGGCGGCAACACCGATGCGCGCGGGAACTACGCCAACCGGATCTCTACGCGGGTCGGCGAGGCCGGGCACACACAATTCATCTTCGGCAGCGGCTGCACCGGGAAGGGCTGGAAGCCGGAGGAGCTGACCAGGCCGGGCGAGTTCTACCTGGGTGCTCCGGAGATGCCGTTGGTGGACCCTCCGCAGTGTCGGGCCGAGTACGTCACCGACGCGGACATCGGTGCGGACGTCGGGCACTACTTTCAGGCTGGTCACCGCGGGCCAGCGGTGGTGGTGACGGAGCCGAAGGTGCGGATGCTGAAGTCCGTGCCGGCCGATGCGGCTCCCGCCGAGCCTGAGCTGGTATTCCCGGACGGTTCGGCGGTTGGTCGCAACGACTGGCCCGACCTGTACCGGGTGTTCTGCCGCCTGTGCGCCGACCGGGGTTACGCCACCAAGGACGACCTGGTGGACGGGGGGCCGTTCAACTCCCGTGACACCGTGCGCCGGGCCACCGAGGAGTGGCTGACCCGCGGGGTCCAGGTCCGCAAGGCCGGCCGCGCTGAGCAGTTCTACCTACCCGACACCGCTACCGATTCCGATGACTGA